One segment of Clavelina lepadiformis chromosome 2, kaClaLepa1.1, whole genome shotgun sequence DNA contains the following:
- the LOC143445947 gene encoding putative 2-ketogluconate reductase, with amino-acid sequence MSKASVLCSYLDGGSGMPTYLLDIIQKHFHIVWLEDFEKDSSNCSNNILAILNVHGQPKVTQSLLERLPNLKLVAVVGVGYNHIDTKLLRSFNVKLSNTPFVLDDATADLGMTLLMAAGRNLCAVKDFAMAPDTTELQFNEVSCDVSSTTLGIVGMGRVGYKVAQRAKGFEMKILYHNRNQRPSIDEKAINATYYKTLNEMLPLCDYVMVTVCLTPETTNIMGAGQFKLMKSTAILVNISRGATVDQDALLKALNGGDIGFAALDVTSPEPLPRDHPLLKARNILITPHVGSATLTTRRKMMQMAINNVLAAAEGKPLPSEVKL; translated from the exons ATGAGTAAGGCATCGGTGTTGTGCAGTTATCTTGATGGTGGCAGTGGTATGCCAACATATTTGCTTGATATTAttcagaaacattttcatattGTATGGCTGGAAGACTTTGAAAAAGACTCATCAAACTGCTCAAACAATATTCTTGCCATTTTAAATGTTCATGGTCAACCGAAG GTAACACAGAGTTTGTTGGAGCGCCTGCCGAATCTGAAGCTGGTAGCTGTTGTTGGAGTCGGCTATAATCACATAGACACCAAACTTCTCCGTTCATTTAATGTGAAGCTGTCAAACACACCATTTGTTCTAGATGATGCTACAGCAGATCTGGGAATGACCCTGTTGATGGCCGCAGGCAGAAATCTTTGCGCAG TGAAGGACTTTGCAATGGCCCCAGATACCACGGAGCTTCAGTTCAACGAAGTGTCTTGTGATGTGAGCTCAACAACTCTTGGTATAGTTGGGATGGGGAGAGTAGGTTACAAGGTTGCACAGAGAGCAAAGGGTTTTGAAATGAAGATTTTATATCACAATAGAAACCAAAG GCCAAGTATTGATGAAAAAGCCATAAATGCAACTTACTACAAAACATTGAATGAAATGTTACCTTTGTGTGACTACGTGATGGTTACTGTTTGTCTTACTCctgaaacaacaaacataatGGGAGCAGGGCAATTTAAACTGATGAAATCTACTGCGATTCTTGTGAATATTTCAAGAG GAGCAACAGTGGATCAGGATGCATTATTGAAAGCGCTTAACGGAGGTGATATTGGGTTTGCTGCCCTTGACGTCACATCACCAGAACCGTTACCCAGGGATCACCCGTTACTGAAAGCACGCAATATCCTTATAACGCCCCACGTAGGCAGTGCTACCTTGACCACTAGAagaaaaatgatgcaaatgGCAATTAATAATGTTTTAGCTGCCGCGGAGGGCAAGCCACTACCCTCTGAAGTGAAACTTTGA
- the LOC143445946 gene encoding triokinase/FMN cyclase-like: MSRTNRLLINDVDRCVDEMLEGIVLENPAQRILEGHRVVIREDVSSFCSSGHVSIISGGGSGHEPFAAGFVGKGMLTAAVAGSVFASPPPHDILAAIESVASPDGVLLIVANYTGDRLNFGIALERARNRGHKIDMIVVGEDCALESKDKTAGRRGLVGIVNVMKVAGALSESGKSLEEIVKITKVVSSSMGTIGVSLSGCSIPGIGSSFQLDQSEMELGLGAHGEAGVKRMKILSADDTVTVMIDHITNESNASRLNLVRGDRVFVTLNNLGGMSALEMHVLSRKTILLLESRGILVERFQSGYLMTSLDMAGFNMNIMKVDDDIISLLDADTSAPGWPRMSFSPSTGSNRRNSLVIHSLQPGTMNNPVKPSNKSGKGEMPENSVFLAGLQQACKALIANEALLNELDTSAGDGDCGSTFKRGASDVLSKLQSWKHLDIQSILMKIASSAESSMGGASGGLYSLFLTAASRHATGTDVVSCKSCLDAGMQAISRYGGAEPGDRTMLDALLAASNSLQNSVRREESLREAAVNVAKVVAEAAEATKNMKAKAGRASYVASNLLTQPDAGATAVVIWLDAINKFINSA; encoded by the coding sequence ATGTCTCGCACCAATCGACTGTTGATAAATGATGTTGACCGTTGTGTTGATGAGATGTTAGAAGGAATTGTCCTCGAAAATCCGGCGCAACGGATCCTTGAAGGTCACCGAGTTGTCATCCGAGAAGATGTCTCTTCTTTCTGCAGTTCCGGTCACGTAAGCATCATCAGTGGTGGAGGATCTGGTCATGAACCATTTGCAGCTGGTTTTGTTGGGAAAGGAATGCTGACAGCTGCTGTCGCTGGTTCTGTGTTTGCTTCGCCGCCTCCCCATGACATTCTTGCTGCCATTGAATCAGTGGCATCTCCCGATGGTGTGCTTCTGATTGTTGCGAATTATACTGGAGATAGGTTGAATTTTGGAATTGCGTTGGAAAGAGCAAGAAACAGGGGACACAAAATTGACATGATAGTGGTTGGTGAAGACTGTGCTCTTGAAAGCAAGGATAAGACGGCTGGGAGAAGAGGATTGGTTGGAATTGTCAATGTTATGAAAGTTGCTGGAGCTTTATCTGAAAGTGGAAAATCACTtgaagaaattgttaaaataaccAAGGTTGTTTCTAGCAGCATGGGCACTATAGGTGTCAGCTTGTCTGGTTGCTCAATCCCAGGTATTGGAAGCTCCTTTCAACTTGATCAATCTGAGATGGAGCTAGGCTTAGGAGCCCATGGAGAAGCAGGAGTGAAGAGAATGAAGATTCTTTCTGCTGATGACACAGTTACGGTTATGATTGACCATATTACAAATGAAAGTAACGCTAGTCGGCTGAACTTAGTACGAGGTGACAGAGTCTTCGTAACTCTTAATAACCTTGGAGGAATGTCTGCTTTAGAAATGCATGTGCTAtcaagaaaaacaattttattactTGAAAGCAGGGGCATCTTAGTTGAACGATTTCAGTCTGGATATCTTATGACATCATTGGACATGGCTGGCTTTAATATGAATATTATGAAGGTAGATGATGACATTATATCTCTACTAGATGCAGATACTAGTGCTCCTGGATGGCCTAGGATGTCTTTTTCTCCATCCACGGGTAGTAATAGAAGAAACAGTCTTGTCATTCATTCATTGCAACCAGGAACAATGAATAATCCAGTTAAGCCATCTAACAAAAGCGGGAAAGGTGAAATGCCTGAAAATTCAGTTTTTCTTGCAGGATTACAACAAGCTTGTAAAGCATTAATTGCAAATGAAGCTCTTCTAAACGAACTAGATACATCTGCCGGTGATGGAGATTGTGGATCGACTTTTAAACGTGGTGCATCAGACGTACTATCAAAGCTTCAGTCTTGGAAGCATTTGGACATACAGAGCATACTTATGAAGATAGCTTCAAGTGCTGAATCCTCTATGGGTGGCGCGTCTGGTGGTCTTTACAGCCTCTTCTTAACTGCGGCTTCAAGGCATGCCACTGGTACTGATGTTGTGTCCTGTAAGTCATGCTTAGATGCAGGGATGCAAGCCATCTCTCGTTATGGAGGAGCCGAACCTGGAGACAGAACCATGCTTGATGCTTTATTGGCAGCCAGTAACTCTTTGCAGAATAGTGTCAGGCGTGAAGAGTCACTTAGAGAAGCAGCAGTaaatgttgcaaaagttgTCGCAGAAGCTGCTGaggcaacaaaaaacatgaaagcTAAAGCTGGACGAGCAAGTTATGTTGCCAGTAATCTTCTGACCCAACCAGATGCTGGCGCCACTGCAGTTGTGATATGGTTGGATGCAATTAACAAATTTATCAATTCTGCGTGA